TGAATCCAATTATTTTTTCAAAAAAGTGTATGCTTCTAACGAATTTATAGATGAGCCCGTTTTTTTAGAGTGCCAATCAGGTTATGTTATTGTCATTTATAGCAAAGACAGGAGTTAGTATGGAGTTTGTAATCATCCTCTTATTGTTGGGAAATCTTATTGTGACCTTTCTTTTGTGGCAAAAGAATCAGCAACAGACAGACCAACAGAAAAAGATTTTTGAAGATCAAGCCGATCAGTTATCTGATCAGTTGGATTATCGTTTTGAACAGGAGCGGCAGCAGAGCCTTTTAGCACAGCAACAGCTGGAATTGGCTCTGGGAGATCGTTTGGGAGAAGTGCGCACGGATTTACATCGAAATTTAACAGAAATGCGGTTAGAGATAAGCGAGAATCTAACCAAAAATCGTGATAAGACAGACGAACGAATGCGTCAGATTCAGGAGTCAAATGACCGTCGTTTAGAACAAATGCGCCAAACGGTGGAAGAAAAATTAGAGAAAACACTGCAAACAAGATTGCAAGCCTCCTTTGAAACAGTTTCAAAACAATTAGAATCAGTCAATCGTGGTCTAGGCGAGATGCAACATGTAGCGCGTGATGTGGGCACTCTAAATAAAGTGCTCTCCAATACCAAAACGCGTGGAATTTTAGGTGAATTGCAACTCGGTCAGATTATTGAAGATATTATGACACCGAGCCAGTACGAACGCGAATTTGCAACAGTTGCAGGCTCTAGTGAACGCGTAGAGTATGCGATTAAATTACCGGGGCAAGTAGAAAAAGAATACATTTATTTGCCAATTGATTCCAAGTTTCCGCTTGCTGACTACTATCGCTTAGAGGATGCTTATGAGTCAGGAAACAAAGAAGAGATTGATTTGTACCGCAAGTCTTTGTTGGCTAGTGTCAAACGTTTTGCCAAGGACATCAATAAGAAATACTTAGCGCCTCCTGCAACAACAAACTTTGGCGTGATGTTTTTACCAACGGAAGGGCTTTATTCAGAAGTCGTTCGCAATCCGGAATTCTTTGACAGTTTGCGTCGAGACGAGCAGATTGTGGTTGCAGGACCATCTACGTTGTCTGCCCTACTCAATTCGCTTTCGGTCGGTTTTAAAACGCTCAACATTCAAAGAAGTGCAGATGACATCAGCAAGGTTTTGGGCAATGTCAAATCAGAATTTAATAAATTTGGTGGCATTTTGCTCAAGGCGCAAAAACATTTGCAACACGCTTCTGGCAATATTGATGAATTGCTGACGCGCAGAACCAATGCTATCGAGCGAACTTTGCGCCATATTGAAATTTCGGACAAATCGGACTTAAATGGTCTGCTAGATTTCCAAGATGAAGAGGAAGAATATGAAGATTAACCAAATGAAGAAAGACGAGTTGTTTGAGGGATTTTATCTCATCAAATCCGCTGAACTACGTCAGACAAGAGCTGGAAAAAATTATTTGGCATTCACCTTTCAAGATGATACGGGAACGATTGAAGGAAAATTATGGGATGCCCAACCGCACAATGTAGAAGAATTTACTGCTGGAAAAGTCGTGCACATGCAAGGGCGCAGAGAAGTGTATAACAACACCCCTCAAGTCAATCAAATTACCTTGCGATTGCCTAAAGTTGGCGAGCCAAACAATCCAGCTGATTTTAAGGAAAAACCACCAGTTGATGTCCAAGAACTACGTGAATATCTGTCACAAATGATCTTCAAAATTGAAAACCCAGTTTGGCAGCGTGTGGTACGGGCTTTGTATGCTAAATACGATAAAGAATTTTACTCCTATCCAGCAGCGAAAACCAATCACCACGCTTTTGAGGCAGGACTTGCTTTTCATACTGCGACTATGGTGCGGCTGGCAGATAGCATCGGAGATATTTATCCGCAGTTAAATAAAAGTCTTTTGTTTGCAGGGATTATGTTGCATGATCTGGCAAAAGTGCTGGAATTGACGGGTCCTGAACAGACAGAATACACCGTTCGAGGCAATCTCATCGGACACATCGCTTTGATTGATGAAGAAATAACAAAGGTGTTGGCAGAATTAAAAATTGACGACACAAAAGAAGATGTCATTGTTCTGCGACATGTTTTGCTAAGTCATCACGGTTTGTTGGAATACGGTAGTCCAGTGCGTCCAAAAATCATGGAAGCTGAAATTATCCACATGATTGATAATTTAGATGCGGAAATGATGATGATGACTTCGGCTCTAGCCTTGGTTGGCGAGGGTGAGATGACCAATCGAATCTTTGCTATGGACAACCGCTCTTTCTATAAGCCTAATTTTGATAAGTAAAAAGCGAAAAACGAATGTTATTGCAAAAATAATGTTCGTTTTTTGGGTTGATTATGATATAATGAAGAAAATAAAATAAATTGGTGAAAAAATGAAATTAAGAAGAAGTGAACGCATGGTAGTCATTTCTAACTACCTAATCAATCATCCGTACGAATTAACAAGTCTCAATACATTTGCTGAGAAGTATGAGTCCGCAAAATCTTCCATTTCCGAAGATATTGTCATTATCAAACGTGCTTTTGAAGAAATGGAAATCGGGCATATCGAAACCATTACAGGAGCAGGAGGAGGCGTTATTTTTACTCCTTCTATCTCGGATAAAGAAGCTAGAGCAATGGTGGAAGACCTCCGCACGAAATTGTCTGAAAGCAATCGAATTTTACCCGGTGGCTACATTTACTTATCGGATTTGCTGAGTACGCCTTCTATTTTAAACAACATTGGACGCATTATTGCCAAGACGTTTCGAAATCAAAAAATTGATGCCGTAATGACTGTTGCCACAAAAGGAGTACCGTTGGCAAATGCAGTGGCAAATGTGTTAAATGTTCCATTTGTCATTGTGCGCCGCGACTTGAAAATCACAGAGGGTTCAACGGTTAGTGTCAATTATGTGTCTGGTTCAAGTGGTGACCGTATTGAAAAAATGTTTTTGTCGAAACGCAGCCTGAAAGCTGGAAGTCGTGTGTTAATCGTAGATGATTTCTTAAAAGGTGGCGGAACAGTCAATGGCATGATTAGTCTTTTACGAGAATTTGATTCGGAATTGGCTGGTGTAGCAGTCTTTGCAGAAAATGCACAGACAGAACGCGAACATTTGGATTACAAATCATTGTTGAAAGTGACAGCTATTGATGTGAAGTCCAACAAAATCAGCGTAGAAGTTGGCAATATTTTTGACAAATAGATGAGGTGAAAATTTGAAAAATATATTGGATAAATTGGATCAAAGCTCCTTGTGGCTGAGAGTTTCGATTGTTACAGTTTTGGCACTCATTCTTGCTGCGGGATTATTTTTCGTTAAAAAGCAAGATGACGCGGCGCGTGCAGCCGCTCCGACTGTAAGACGAACAGTTTCAACGTCAAAACCTTCAGAGTCGAAAGCAGAAAAGGACAAAAAAGAACAAGCGAAAATTGTGCAAGAAGCAGAAGAGGCTGTTAAAAAACTGGAAGCGGAGCAGACAACAGCTAATGTAACAGCTGCTCAGGAAAAAGTGGATAAGGTAAAAGACGAAACACAAAAGACTCAATTTCAACAGCGGATTAAGGCAGTCAGTGATGCGATTGCGGCGCGTGCAGCTAGCGAAGCAGCTGCTACAGAAAGTCAAAATGCTGTGACGCCTCAAACAGATGCAGGGCAAACTTATCAACAAACTTATCCTCAAACCTATCAAGCGCCAGCAACTTCAGCTACTACAGGACAGGCTGAGACCAATTCAGTTCAAACTCCAGCCGCAAATACTACGGGGCAGTAACTGGGATTTCAATAAGAAAACTATAAAAAATATATTGACAAAGAAAGTGTCGTCGTGTTATACTAATAGACGGTACTTTTTACTTTTGGTCTCTCAAAAGTGTACAGAGACGTGCTGACAAATGTTGCAAAAGTACACACAGATGATAGCTGTCACCAAGTGTATCATCACCAAAATTAAAAAAATACAGGAGAAATGTAGATGCCTACAATTAACCAATTGGTTCGCAAACCGCGTAAATCAAAAGTAGAAAAATCTAAATCACCAGCTTTAAACGTTGGTTATAATAGTCTTAAACGTGTACCTACTCGTGAAAACTCACCACAAAAACGTGGTGTTGCAACTCGTGTTGGTACTATGACACCTAAAAAACCTAACTCAGCTCTTCGTAAATTTGCTCGTGTACGTTTGAGCAACTTGATTGAAGTGACTGCTTATATCCCAGGTATCGGACATAACTTGCAAGAACACAGTGTTGTGCTTCTTCGTGGTGGACGTGTAAAAGACCTTCCAGGGGTACGTTACCATATCGTTCGTGGTGCACTTGATACTGCAGGTGTAACTGATCGTAAACAAGGCCGTTCTAAATACGGTACGAAAAAACCAAAAGCATAAGGAAAGGGGATAAAGATCAATGAGTCGTAAAAACCGTGCGCCTAAGCGCGAAGTATTGCCAGATCCGCTCTACAATTCAAAATTAGTGACACGTCTTATCAACCGCGTTATGCTTGATGGGAAACGTGGTACAGCAGCTTCAATCGTATATGGTGCTTTTGAACAAATCAAAGAAGCTACTGGAAATGATGCACTTGAAGTATTTGAAACAGCTATGGAAAATATCATGCCTGTACTTGAAGTACGTGCTCGCCGTGTTGGTGGTTCTAACTACCAAGTCCCAGTTGAAGTTCGTCCAGAACGTCGTACAACTCTTGGACTTCGTTGGTTGGTAACTATTTCACGTTCACGTGGAGAACACACTATGCAAGATCGCCTTGCAAAAGAAATCATGGATGCAGCTAACAATACTGGTGCAGCTGTTAAAAAACGTGAAGATACTCACCGTATGGCTGAAGCTAACCGTGCTTTTGCTCACTTCCGTTGGTAAGATTAAGATACTAAGGGCGTTAAAAAAGCAACAGAAAATTAGGAAACTTGACGAAGAATCAGAGATTCTAGGAAAGTTTATCTATTTTCCGAGCTTTTAGCCCGAGTTCAATTGAGTTTTTGAGATTTTAGTCCGAACTCAAGTTTAAGATACGAAAGCGTTAAAAGAGTCCAAGAGAAAATAGGAAATCGAAGCAGGTTGCGATTGCAACCAATGAGATCTATCTTTCTCTTTAGATTTTTAGCTTAATCAAAATTGTTAGGATCGTAAAAGCGTTAGGCATTGCACTTAACCCAATCAATTACAAAAACTTCAGGAGGAGCGGGTAGGATTTGCCTACTCGCTTTTCTTAAAATATGTTATAATAAACTGTAAATAAAATAATAGGAGAAATAACCAAATGGCTCGCGAATTTTCACTTGAAAAAACTCGTAACATCGGTATCATGGCTCACGTCGATGCTGGTAAAACAACAACGACTGAACGTATTCTTTACTATACCGGTAAAATCCATAAAATTGGTGAAACACACGAAGGTGCTTCACAAATGGACTGGATGGAACAAGAACAAGAACGTGGTATTACTATTACATCTGCTGCAACAACAGCACAATGGAAAGATTACCGTGTCAACATTATCGACACACCAGGACACGTGGACTTCACAATTGAAGTACAACGTTCCCTTCGTGTATTGGATGGTGCCGTAACTGTCCTTGACTCACAATCAGGTGTTGAACCTCAAACGGAAACAGTTTGGCGTCAAGCAACTGAATATGGTGTTCCACGTATCGTATTTGCTAACAAAATGGATAAAATCGGTGCAGACTTCCTTTACTCAGTAAGCACTCTTCACGATCGTCTTCAAGCAAATGCTCACCCAATTCAATTGCCGATTGGTGCAGAAGATGATTTCCGTGGTATCATTGACTTGGTTCGCATGAAAGCCGAAATCTATACAAATGACCTTGGAACAGATATTCTTGAAGAAGATATTCCAGCGGATTATCTTGAACAAGCCCAAGAATGGCGTGAAAAATTAGTAGAAGCAGTTGCTGAAACTGATGAAGACTTGATGATGAAATACCTTGAAGGTGAAGAAATTACTGAAGCAGAACTAAAAGCTGCCATCCGTAAAGCAACTATCAATGTTGAATTCTTCCCAGTTCTTGCTGGTTCTGCCTTCAAGAACAAAGGTGTTCAAATGATGCTTGATGCAGTTATTGACTACCTTCCAAGCCCACTTGACATTCCAGCTATCAAGGGTGTAAACCCAGATACTGAAGAAGAAGAAACTCGTCCTGCATCTGATGACGAACCATTTGCAGCACTTGCTTTCAAGATTATGACAGACCCATTTGTTGGTCGTTTGACTTTCTTCCGTGTGTACTCAGGTGTCTTGAACTCAGGTTCATACGTTTTGAATACTTCTAAAGGAAAACGTGAACGTATTGGACGTATCCTGCAAATGCACGCTAACCACCGGAATGAAATCGAAACAGTTTACTCTGGTGACATTGCTGCAGCTGTTGGTTTGAAAGATACTACAACTGGTGACTCATTGACAGATGAAAAGGCAAAAATTATCCTTGAATCGATCGAAGTTCCAGAACCAGTTATCCAATTGATGGTTGAACCTAAGTCAAAAGCTGACCAAGATAAGATGGGTATTGCCCTTCAAAAATTGGCTGAAGAAGACCCAACATTCCGCGTTGAAACAAACGTTGAAACTGGTGAAACAGTTATCTCTGGTATGGGTGAGCTTCACTTGGATGTCCTCGTAGACCGTATGCGTCGTGAATTCAAAGTTGAAGCAAACGTAGGTGCTCCTCAAGTATCTTATCGTGAAACTTTCCGTGCACAAACATCAGCACGTGGATTCTTCAAACGCCAATCAGGTGGTAAAGGTCAATTCGGTGATGTTTGGATTGAATTTACTCCAAATGAAGAAGGAAAAGGATTCGAGTTTGAAAATGCTATCGTTGGTGGTGTCGTTCCACGTGAATTCATCCCAGCTGTAGAAAAAGGTTTGATTGAGTCAATGGCAAATGGTGTTCTTGCTGGTTACCCAATCGTTGACGTGAAGGCAAAACTGTATGATGGTTCATACCACGATGTCGACTCATCTGAAACAGCCTTTAAAGTTGCTGCCTCTCTTGCTCTTAAAGAAGCTGCTAAGACTGCGCAACCAACCATTCTTGAACCAATGATGCTTGTTACAATTACTGTACCAGAAGAAAACCTCGGTGATGTTATGGGACACGTAACAGCTCGTCGTGGACGTGTTGATGGTATGGAAGCTCATGGTAACAGCCAAATCGTTCGTGCCTATGTTCCACTTGCTGAAATGTTCGGTTATGCAACAGTTCTTCGTTCAGCATCACAAGGACGCGGTACTTTCATGATGGTATTTGACCACTACGAAGATGTACCGAAGTCAGTACAAGAAGAAATCATTAAGAAAAATAAAGGTGAGGCTTAAGATAAGCTGATTTTGGAGCGCCTGCGCAAGCAGGTGCTTTTTGCATATCTCCCACTTAGCTTCCGGAAATGAAAGAGAAATGAAAATCTTTGAAAGAAATGATATTCCTTGTTAATAATGCTGAAATCAGTTGCAATTTTAAGGGATAAAGTATATAATAGATATGTTGAAAGGTGATTTGTAGCAACTCAAGTTACTCTTTTCACATAAAAATTTTTTGATTTTCATAAGGAGGAAATCACGAATGGTAGTTAAAGTTGGTATTAACGGTTTCGGTCGTATCGGTCGTCTTGCATTCCGTCGTATCCAAAACGTAGAAGGTGTTGAAGTTACTCGTATCAACGACCTTACAGATCCAGTTATGCTTGCACATTTGTTGAAATATGACACAACTCAAGGTCGTTTCGACGGTACTGTGGAAGTTAAAGAAGGTGGATTCGAAGTTAACGGTAAATTCGTTAAAGTTTCTGCTGAACGTGACCCAGAACAAATCGACTGGGCTACTGACGGTGTAGAAATCGTTTTGGAAGCAACTGGCTTCTTTGCTAAGAAAGATGCAGCTGAAAAACACCTTAAAGGTGGAGCTAAGAAAGTTGTTATCACTGCTCCTGGCGGAAACGATGTTAAAACAATCGTATTTAACACTAACCACGATGTTCTTGATGGTACTGAAACAGTTATTTCAGGTGCTTCATGTACTACAAACTGCTTGGCTCCAATGGCTAAAGCACTTCAAGACAACTTCGGTATCGTTGAAGGTTTGATGACAACAATCCACGCTTACACTGGTGACCAAATGATCCTTGACGGTCCACATCGTAAAGGTGATCTTCGCCGTGCTCGTGCTGGTGCTGCAAACATCGTTCCTAACTCAACTGGTGCTGCTAAAGCTATCGGTCTTGTTATCCCAGAATTGAACGGTAAACTTGATGGTTCAGCTCAACGTGTTCCAACTCCAACTGGATCGGTTACTGAATTGGTTGCTGTTCTTGAAAAGAATGTAACTGTTGATGAAGTAAATGCAGCTATGAAAGCAGCAGCTAACGAATCATACGGTTACACAGAAGATCCAATCGTATCTTCAGATATCGTAGGTATGTCATTCGGTTCATTGTTTGATGCAACTCAAACTAAAGTTCTTGATGTTGACGGAAAACAATTGGTGAAAGTTGTATCTTGGTACGATAACGAAATGTCATACACTGCACAACTTGTACGTACTCTTGAATACTTTGCAAAAATTGCTAAATAATTCATCAGTATAGAGAAGAGAGGTTCGCCTCTCTTTTTTGTTGTCATTCGCTCCTCGGCTCAGACTTGTGGAAGTTGGGAGTTGAATATGCGTGAAATTGGAATTTTGATAAATTTTTGGAGCTTATACTAACTGCTTGTCATCATTTAAGCTACAAAAAAAACAACTTGACTTTACCCAAATCAAGTTGTTTTTTTACTATGTAAGGATTGTATTGCTAGACTTCTTCATCTGGTGTTAAAATCATTGGGATGATAATGGGCTCACGCTCTGTATTTTCGTATAAAAATGGTCGGAGAGCATTTACGATGGCACCATTGACTGACTGAATACTAGCATCTTTATTTTTCAATGCAATACGTATCGCATTGAAAAGAATACGTTGGCTATGACGGATCAGTTCACCTGATTCCCGCATATAGATGAAACCGCGGCTGAGAATATCAGGACCGGCTAAGATCATCTTGGATTTAAAGTCAACAGTGGCTACTGCAAGGACAACGCCATCTTCGGAAAGATCCCGTCTGTCACGGAGGACTGCGGCACCGATTTCTCCGATACGATTACCATCAACATAAATATCTTGTGCATTAAAACTTCCTGCAATGCGAGCAGAATTGGCAGTTAGGGCTAAAACGTCTCCATTGCTCATGATAAAGATATTCTTTTTAGGGATACCTGTATCCATTGCAAGCCCGGCATGGACTTTTTGCATGCGGTATTCACCATGGACTGGCATGAAATACTTCGGTTTTATCAAGCGAAGCATGAGTTTTTGTTCTTGTTGCCCTCCGTGCCCAGAGGTATGGATATTATTGATTTTTCCATGGATAACATCAACGCCAGCTTCTGAAATGGTGTTGATGAGCTTATTGACACTGGTGGTATTTCCAGGGATAGGACTAGAAGAGAAAATCACTGTATCACCTGGTTGAAGCTGCACTTGACGATGTGTTCCATTCGCAATGCGTGAAAGAGCTGCCATTGGCTCTCCTTGACTTCCTGTACACATGATTAGAATTTCATTTGCGGGATAGTCTTTGATTTGGTTTGGTTCGATGAAGGTTCCTTTTGGGGTTTTGATATAACCTAGTTCAATTCCGTTGACAATGGCTTTTTCCATTGAGCGTCCAAAAACAGCAATTTTTCGCCCAGTTTTAACCGCAGCATCCGCAGCTTGTTGAAGACGGAAGATATTTGAGGCAAAGGAGGCAAAAATAATCCGCCCGTGAATGCCTTCAATGATTT
This Streptococcus anginosus DNA region includes the following protein-coding sequences:
- a CDS encoding DNA recombination protein RmuC, producing MEFVIILLLLGNLIVTFLLWQKNQQQTDQQKKIFEDQADQLSDQLDYRFEQERQQSLLAQQQLELALGDRLGEVRTDLHRNLTEMRLEISENLTKNRDKTDERMRQIQESNDRRLEQMRQTVEEKLEKTLQTRLQASFETVSKQLESVNRGLGEMQHVARDVGTLNKVLSNTKTRGILGELQLGQIIEDIMTPSQYEREFATVAGSSERVEYAIKLPGQVEKEYIYLPIDSKFPLADYYRLEDAYESGNKEEIDLYRKSLLASVKRFAKDINKKYLAPPATTNFGVMFLPTEGLYSEVVRNPEFFDSLRRDEQIVVAGPSTLSALLNSLSVGFKTLNIQRSADDISKVLGNVKSEFNKFGGILLKAQKHLQHASGNIDELLTRRTNAIERTLRHIEISDKSDLNGLLDFQDEEEEYED
- a CDS encoding 3'-5' exoribonuclease YhaM family protein, whose translation is MKINQMKKDELFEGFYLIKSAELRQTRAGKNYLAFTFQDDTGTIEGKLWDAQPHNVEEFTAGKVVHMQGRREVYNNTPQVNQITLRLPKVGEPNNPADFKEKPPVDVQELREYLSQMIFKIENPVWQRVVRALYAKYDKEFYSYPAAKTNHHAFEAGLAFHTATMVRLADSIGDIYPQLNKSLLFAGIMLHDLAKVLELTGPEQTEYTVRGNLIGHIALIDEEITKVLAELKIDDTKEDVIVLRHVLLSHHGLLEYGSPVRPKIMEAEIIHMIDNLDAEMMMMTSALALVGEGEMTNRIFAMDNRSFYKPNFDK
- the purR gene encoding pur operon repressor, with the protein product MKLRRSERMVVISNYLINHPYELTSLNTFAEKYESAKSSISEDIVIIKRAFEEMEIGHIETITGAGGGVIFTPSISDKEARAMVEDLRTKLSESNRILPGGYIYLSDLLSTPSILNNIGRIIAKTFRNQKIDAVMTVATKGVPLANAVANVLNVPFVIVRRDLKITEGSTVSVNYVSGSSGDRIEKMFLSKRSLKAGSRVLIVDDFLKGGGTVNGMISLLREFDSELAGVAVFAENAQTEREHLDYKSLLKVTAIDVKSNKISVEVGNIFDK
- the rpsL gene encoding 30S ribosomal protein S12, giving the protein MPTINQLVRKPRKSKVEKSKSPALNVGYNSLKRVPTRENSPQKRGVATRVGTMTPKKPNSALRKFARVRLSNLIEVTAYIPGIGHNLQEHSVVLLRGGRVKDLPGVRYHIVRGALDTAGVTDRKQGRSKYGTKKPKA
- the rpsG gene encoding 30S ribosomal protein S7, whose product is MSRKNRAPKREVLPDPLYNSKLVTRLINRVMLDGKRGTAASIVYGAFEQIKEATGNDALEVFETAMENIMPVLEVRARRVGGSNYQVPVEVRPERRTTLGLRWLVTISRSRGEHTMQDRLAKEIMDAANNTGAAVKKREDTHRMAEANRAFAHFRW
- the fusA gene encoding elongation factor G, coding for MAREFSLEKTRNIGIMAHVDAGKTTTTERILYYTGKIHKIGETHEGASQMDWMEQEQERGITITSAATTAQWKDYRVNIIDTPGHVDFTIEVQRSLRVLDGAVTVLDSQSGVEPQTETVWRQATEYGVPRIVFANKMDKIGADFLYSVSTLHDRLQANAHPIQLPIGAEDDFRGIIDLVRMKAEIYTNDLGTDILEEDIPADYLEQAQEWREKLVEAVAETDEDLMMKYLEGEEITEAELKAAIRKATINVEFFPVLAGSAFKNKGVQMMLDAVIDYLPSPLDIPAIKGVNPDTEEEETRPASDDEPFAALAFKIMTDPFVGRLTFFRVYSGVLNSGSYVLNTSKGKRERIGRILQMHANHRNEIETVYSGDIAAAVGLKDTTTGDSLTDEKAKIILESIEVPEPVIQLMVEPKSKADQDKMGIALQKLAEEDPTFRVETNVETGETVISGMGELHLDVLVDRMRREFKVEANVGAPQVSYRETFRAQTSARGFFKRQSGGKGQFGDVWIEFTPNEEGKGFEFENAIVGGVVPREFIPAVEKGLIESMANGVLAGYPIVDVKAKLYDGSYHDVDSSETAFKVAASLALKEAAKTAQPTILEPMMLVTITVPEENLGDVMGHVTARRGRVDGMEAHGNSQIVRAYVPLAEMFGYATVLRSASQGRGTFMMVFDHYEDVPKSVQEEIIKKNKGEA
- the gap gene encoding type I glyceraldehyde-3-phosphate dehydrogenase — its product is MVVKVGINGFGRIGRLAFRRIQNVEGVEVTRINDLTDPVMLAHLLKYDTTQGRFDGTVEVKEGGFEVNGKFVKVSAERDPEQIDWATDGVEIVLEATGFFAKKDAAEKHLKGGAKKVVITAPGGNDVKTIVFNTNHDVLDGTETVISGASCTTNCLAPMAKALQDNFGIVEGLMTTIHAYTGDQMILDGPHRKGDLRRARAGAANIVPNSTGAAKAIGLVIPELNGKLDGSAQRVPTPTGSVTELVAVLEKNVTVDEVNAAMKAAANESYGYTEDPIVSSDIVGMSFGSLFDATQTKVLDVDGKQLVKVVSWYDNEMSYTAQLVRTLEYFAKIAK
- the rnjA gene encoding ribonuclease J1 → MSYTLKPEEVGVFAIGGLGEIGKNTYGIEYQDEIIIVDAGIKFPEDDLLGIDYVIPDYSYIVENIDRIKGVLITHGHEDHIGGIPFLLKQANVPIYAGPLALALIRGKLEEHGLLRDAKLYEINQNTELQFKNLKATFFRTTHSIPEPLGIVIHTPQGKIVCTGDFKFDFTPVGEPADLHRMAALGEDGVLALLSDSTNAEIPTFTNSEKVVGQSIMKIIEGIHGRIIFASFASNIFRLQQAADAAVKTGRKIAVFGRSMEKAIVNGIELGYIKTPKGTFIEPNQIKDYPANEILIMCTGSQGEPMAALSRIANGTHRQVQLQPGDTVIFSSSPIPGNTTSVNKLINTISEAGVDVIHGKINNIHTSGHGGQQEQKLMLRLIKPKYFMPVHGEYRMQKVHAGLAMDTGIPKKNIFIMSNGDVLALTANSARIAGSFNAQDIYVDGNRIGEIGAAVLRDRRDLSEDGVVLAVATVDFKSKMILAGPDILSRGFIYMRESGELIRHSQRILFNAIRIALKNKDASIQSVNGAIVNALRPFLYENTEREPIIIPMILTPDEEV